One Janthinobacterium sp. TB1-E2 genomic region harbors:
- a CDS encoding zinc ribbon domain-containing protein, with translation MAHFCTKCGTAHAPGARFCDECGKAVNAAPAPASAPVPASAPAATPALSGVKRRHVMIAGGVLAAVIVAGGALAWLLAPEAASASSFSRAIDAHLAADEAARDKLLCLTNLPYQKEEIRVASYDSSTRQWLDILVRSGLYNAPVEQGSGGWVAQSQFVYALAAPGKAALRGDKLCVAKGVKVAKVSGYDQVRDLGVQQVAMAKATLTLTDEAAWFAKSPDRALILQRLPDGDLQVRLPMALVDKQWQVIDEAQMNQAAMTGAIGKSSAAQGAGMLDKLKSVFSFGGHPAVGKWQAAMGNVLEFTSDSVINNGTSTKATFTTKGNTVTIAPEGAGEAAMDIIVSDDGSTAQISMGGMRVTTLRRVRD, from the coding sequence ATGGCTCACTTCTGCACCAAATGCGGCACAGCCCATGCCCCCGGGGCGCGCTTCTGCGATGAATGCGGCAAGGCTGTCAACGCCGCACCGGCGCCCGCGTCCGCTCCTGTACCGGCATCTGCACCAGCCGCGACGCCGGCGCTGTCCGGCGTGAAGCGGCGCCACGTCATGATCGCCGGCGGCGTGCTGGCGGCGGTCATCGTGGCCGGTGGCGCGCTGGCGTGGCTGCTGGCGCCCGAGGCGGCCTCGGCCAGCAGTTTCAGCCGCGCCATCGATGCCCACCTGGCGGCCGACGAGGCGGCGCGCGACAAGCTGCTGTGCCTCACCAACTTGCCGTACCAGAAGGAAGAGATCCGCGTGGCGTCGTACGACAGTTCCACTCGGCAATGGCTCGATATCCTCGTGCGTAGCGGGCTGTACAACGCTCCCGTCGAACAAGGCAGCGGTGGTTGGGTTGCGCAATCGCAATTTGTCTACGCGCTGGCCGCGCCGGGCAAGGCGGCCTTGCGTGGCGACAAGCTGTGCGTGGCCAAGGGCGTGAAAGTGGCCAAGGTCAGCGGCTACGATCAGGTGCGCGACCTGGGCGTACAGCAAGTGGCGATGGCCAAGGCCACCCTGACGCTGACCGATGAGGCGGCGTGGTTCGCCAAATCGCCGGACCGCGCGCTGATCCTGCAGCGCTTGCCGGACGGCGATCTGCAAGTGCGACTGCCGATGGCGCTGGTTGACAAGCAATGGCAAGTCATCGATGAAGCGCAGATGAACCAGGCGGCCATGACCGGTGCGATAGGCAAATCGTCGGCCGCGCAGGGTGCGGGCATGCTGGACAAGCTGAAAAGCGTGTTCAGCTTTGGCGGCCACCCGGCGGTGGGGAAATGGCAGGCGGCGATGGGCAACGTCCTGGAATTTACAAGTGACAGCGTGATCAATAACGGCACCTCGACCAAGGCCACCTTCACCACCAAGGGCAATACCGTGACGATCGCGCCGGAAGGCGCGGGCGAAGCGGCCATGGATATTATCGTCAGCGACGATGGCAGCACGGCGCAGATCAGCATGGGCGGCATGCGGGTAACGACCCTGCGGCGCGTGCGCGATTAA
- a CDS encoding sugar ABC transporter substrate-binding protein → MTSRIRLKMIAAAVLVCALPAVPAMAQTPAKPKVALVMKSLANEFFLTMENGAKAHQKANAAKYDLLSNGIKDETDTSSQIKLVEQMIVSRVNALVIAPADSKALVPVLKKAIDAGIIVVNIDNKLDEGALKEKGISVPFVGPDNRKGAKVVGDFLAKQIKKGDPVGIIEGVSTTYNAQQRTLGFQDAMNAAGAKVVSVQSGQWEIAPANTVAAAMLNANPNIKALLCGNDNMAIGAVSAIKAAGKTGKVIVVGYDNINAIKPMLADGRVLATADQFGSQQAVFGIETVLKALAQKKKQAELGGVIETKVELVAKGAKS, encoded by the coding sequence ATGACATCCCGTATTCGCCTGAAAATGATTGCCGCCGCTGTCCTGGTGTGTGCCTTGCCCGCCGTGCCGGCGATGGCGCAGACACCTGCCAAACCGAAGGTGGCGCTGGTGATGAAGTCGCTCGCCAATGAATTTTTCCTGACCATGGAAAATGGCGCCAAGGCGCATCAGAAGGCCAATGCCGCCAAGTACGACCTGCTGTCGAACGGCATCAAGGATGAGACGGATACGTCGAGCCAGATCAAGCTGGTCGAGCAAATGATCGTCTCGCGCGTCAACGCGCTGGTGATCGCCCCTGCCGACTCGAAAGCGCTGGTGCCGGTGCTGAAGAAAGCCATCGATGCGGGCATCATCGTCGTCAATATCGACAACAAGCTCGACGAAGGCGCCCTGAAAGAGAAGGGCATCAGCGTGCCGTTCGTCGGCCCGGACAACCGCAAGGGCGCCAAGGTGGTCGGCGACTTCCTGGCCAAGCAGATCAAGAAGGGCGACCCGGTCGGCATCATCGAAGGCGTATCGACGACCTACAACGCGCAGCAGCGCACCCTGGGTTTCCAGGACGCGATGAACGCGGCCGGCGCGAAAGTTGTCAGCGTGCAGTCGGGCCAGTGGGAAATCGCCCCGGCCAATACGGTGGCGGCCGCCATGCTGAACGCCAACCCGAACATCAAGGCTTTGCTGTGCGGTAACGACAACATGGCCATCGGCGCCGTGTCCGCCATCAAGGCGGCTGGTAAAACGGGCAAAGTCATCGTCGTCGGCTACGACAACATCAACGCCATCAAGCCGATGCTGGCCGATGGCCGCGTGCTGGCTACCGCCGACCAGTTCGGTTCGCAGCAAGCCGTGTTCGGCATCGAGACCGTGCTGAAAGCCCTGGCGCAGAAGAAGAAACAGGCCGAGCTGGGTGGCGTCATCGAAACCAAGGTCGAACTGGTCGCCAAGGGCGCCAAGTCCTGA
- a CDS encoding EamA family transporter — protein sequence MPASPVRPAWGDILLTALAPLIWGSTYIVTSELLPPDRPFTAALIRVLPAGLLLLLVMRRLPARRDWMRVLILSALNIGVFQALLFVAAYRLPGGLAAVVGAIQPLLVMGLAWGVEGRRPARLALGASVLGVAGMGILLLSPRTVWEPVGIAAALGGTACMAAGTYLTRRWKPDLPVLALTGWQLLLGGLMLAPVAWLADAPLPALSLPQILAYAYLCLAGALLAYALWFRGIARLSPVAVSSLGLLSPLMAVVLGWALLGQAMTGWSMLGLLLVLASVLAVQWASARPATNV from the coding sequence ATGCCTGCCTCTCCAGTCCGCCCCGCCTGGGGCGATATTCTGCTCACGGCGCTGGCGCCCCTGATCTGGGGTTCCACGTATATCGTCACGTCCGAACTGCTGCCGCCCGACCGGCCTTTCACTGCGGCCCTGATCCGCGTGCTGCCGGCCGGCTTGCTGTTGCTGCTGGTCATGCGGCGCCTGCCCGCGCGGCGTGACTGGATGCGCGTGCTGATCCTGTCCGCGTTGAATATCGGCGTGTTCCAGGCGTTGCTGTTCGTGGCCGCCTACCGCTTGCCCGGCGGCCTGGCGGCCGTGGTGGGCGCCATCCAGCCGCTGCTGGTCATGGGCCTGGCCTGGGGCGTGGAAGGGCGCCGTCCGGCCCGGTTGGCCTTGGGTGCCAGCGTACTGGGCGTGGCCGGCATGGGAATTTTGTTGTTGTCGCCGCGCACCGTGTGGGAACCGGTCGGCATCGCCGCCGCGCTGGGCGGCACGGCTTGCATGGCGGCCGGTACCTACCTGACGCGGCGCTGGAAGCCGGACTTGCCCGTGCTGGCGCTGACGGGCTGGCAATTGCTGCTGGGCGGCCTGATGCTGGCGCCCGTCGCCTGGCTGGCCGATGCACCGCTGCCGGCCTTGTCCTTGCCGCAAATATTGGCCTACGCCTACCTGTGCCTGGCCGGCGCCCTGCTGGCGTACGCGCTGTGGTTTCGCGGCATCGCCAGGCTGTCGCCCGTGGCCGTCTCCTCCTTGGGCCTGCTCAGTCCCCTGATGGCAGTCGTGCTGGGCTGGGCCTTGCTGGGCCAGGCCATGACGGGCTGGTCGATGCTGGGCTTGCTGCTGGTGCTGGCCAGCGTGCTGGCCGTGCAGTGGGCCAGCGCCCGTCCCGCAACAAACGTCTGA